In the genome of Cytophagia bacterium CHB2, the window GGAGTAGGGACATTCAATCAAAGTCTTGAGCTGTCCCAAACTGACGGCAAGCGTGATGGAATAGGCGTGATCGGCAATGTAATCGATGAATTTCTCGCCGCGCTCGCTTGCGCTCAATTTCTCGTCGTGCTTCAGCACAAAATAAATCATGGCCCCCGGCGAAAACTTGCCTTCATAGTTGATCATCTGGCGTTTCGCCAAGTCAAACTGCGGATGCGACTCCAGCCCCGGATAGAAAACGCGCGCCACTTTGGGATGTTCCTGCAAAAAACGTGCGACCTTGTGCGCGGTTTTCTGCTGATTGATCATGCGCGCCGATAACGTCGGCAGGCCGTACACCAAAAAATTCCATGCACTCTTCGGCGACAGCACGCCGCCGAAATCTTTGCGATAGAGCATAAGCGGACCATAGAATTTTCGTGGTCCGATCACCGCGCCGCCCATGTCCGTGCCAAAACCGCCGATGTCTTTGGTCAAGCTATGCACGGAAAAATCCGCGCCCCACGCGATGGGCCGCTGGCAATAAGGCGTGGCAAAGGTGTTATCCACCACAATTTTAATTTGTCTTTCCGGCGGACGATCTTGGTTGATTTCATCGGCCACCCGGCGCACGGCCGCGATGTCGATGAGGCGCAAATCCGGATTGACGGGCGTTTCAAAATACAGCACGCGCGTCTTAAACGTGATCGCGCGCCGCAATTCCTCCTCATTGCAAAAATCGACAAATTTGGATTGAATGCCATAACGCGGC includes:
- a CDS encoding PLP-dependent transferase, giving the protein MPDKPKNRKKPKADYRMRTHLIHGNYDSKKWDYDHHVVPPMSSSATYRLSSAHRGAQGFYEFASDAPDFLQRMPIYIYDRLDEPTRGMLEENLAYAEGGEMCVTFATGMAAISAILGLLCENGQEIVAHHILYGCTYSLVTHWLPRYGIQSKFVDFCNEEELRRAITFKTRVLYFETPVNPDLRLIDIAAVRRVADEINQDRPPERQIKIVVDNTFATPYCQRPIAWGADFSVHSLTKDIGGFGTDMGGAVIGPRKFYGPLMLYRKDFGGVLSPKSAWNFLVYGLPTLSARMINQQKTAHKVARFLQEHPKVARVFYPGLESHPQFDLAKRQMINYEGKFSPGAMIYFVLKHDEKLSASERGEKFIDYIADHAYSITLAVSLGQLKTLIECPYSMTHSALPEEEKRKRGMEPGGIRLALGLEDWHDLIEDLRTAFEQV